A stretch of Schaalia odontolytica DNA encodes these proteins:
- a CDS encoding energy-coupling factor transporter transmembrane component T family protein: protein MMEPHSACGATGPGGGATEGRFSRTPPGLGEGPPRPKPRRSAGFTLPRPLPWSTPLSRAWPGTLIACWTVLTTCVILSPRWSTLAIVGGLLLVASLVVRLPLGVAPRPPMWFVSGFIGGCLGAWLGDGLELFLRVSTLALVVLWGSGLIAWVTPTASLAAALRFFLRPLRLLGAPVDQWSLVMASALRGLPMLRDQAQAVLDTAKLRLGQDMATLSLRGYARLSVDVITAILSATSRGAAETGRAMSMRGAIESQDGATRGARVRLGWVDVAVIAASLLGVAGIVACRLML, encoded by the coding sequence ATGATGGAACCCCACTCCGCCTGTGGGGCTACCGGCCCCGGCGGCGGTGCCACCGAGGGCCGCTTCTCAAGGACCCCTCCCGGCCTCGGCGAAGGGCCCCCGCGCCCCAAGCCGCGGCGCAGTGCGGGCTTCACCCTGCCTCGACCCCTGCCCTGGTCGACGCCACTGTCGCGCGCCTGGCCCGGCACACTTATCGCCTGCTGGACGGTGCTCACCACGTGCGTGATCCTGTCGCCGCGCTGGTCGACGCTCGCGATCGTGGGAGGCCTCCTCCTCGTTGCCTCGCTAGTCGTCCGTCTCCCCCTCGGTGTTGCACCGCGTCCGCCCATGTGGTTCGTCTCCGGCTTCATTGGCGGCTGTCTCGGTGCTTGGCTGGGGGATGGCCTCGAGCTCTTCCTACGCGTCTCCACCCTGGCGCTCGTCGTCCTGTGGGGATCCGGGCTCATCGCGTGGGTGACGCCGACCGCCTCGCTCGCGGCCGCTCTGCGTTTCTTCCTGCGGCCGCTGCGGCTCCTGGGGGCGCCGGTTGATCAGTGGTCGCTCGTCATGGCCTCCGCCCTGCGAGGCCTGCCGATGCTGCGAGACCAAGCGCAGGCGGTGCTCGACACCGCCAAGCTGCGCCTCGGTCAGGACATGGCGACACTGTCGCTGCGCGGGTATGCGCGCCTGAGTGTCGACGTCATTACTGCGATCCTGTCGGCCACCTCGCGAGGTGCGGCCGAAACCGGGCGCGCCATGTCCATGCGCGGAGCCATCGAGTCCCAGGACGGTGCGACTCGTGGGGCGCGCGTGCGGCTCGGATGGGTGGATGTCGCTGTGATCGCTGCAAGCCTGTTGGGTGTCGCTGGCATCGTTGCGTGCAGGTTGATGCTCTAG
- a CDS encoding LLM class flavin-dependent oxidoreductase, which yields MKYFGFLSFGHYSNGGRHGITAAESLHQAIDLSVADDELGVNGAFFRVHHFAPQAAAPMPLLSAIASRTKAIEVGTGVIDMRYENPLYLAEEAAALDLIADGRTALGVSRGAPEIAYKGWESFGYHSEQRNGADLARAHYERFLDAIDGKAMAEAAPLHEQYPTQLNPGTPLPVLPHSPGLRSRIWYGAGSNASAIQAARDGVNLMSSTLVFEHGDKPFGDIQAEQLRAYRQAWAEAGHGWTPRVSVSRSIFPLLSERDRGLYGLSASGDQVGHLDSGIATFGRTYAADPSTLMKQLSQDRALAEADTLLLTIPNQLGFEENWSIIRNFAEYVAPALGWEPARPGALPTGYDIDEVVAE from the coding sequence ATGAAATACTTCGGATTCCTGAGCTTCGGCCACTACTCGAACGGCGGCCGCCACGGCATCACCGCCGCCGAGTCCCTTCACCAGGCGATCGACCTGTCCGTCGCCGACGACGAGCTCGGCGTCAACGGCGCCTTCTTCCGCGTCCACCACTTCGCCCCGCAGGCGGCCGCGCCCATGCCGCTCCTCTCAGCCATTGCCTCGCGCACGAAGGCCATCGAGGTCGGCACGGGCGTCATCGACATGCGCTACGAGAACCCCCTCTACCTCGCAGAGGAGGCCGCCGCCCTGGACCTGATCGCGGACGGGCGCACGGCCCTCGGCGTCTCCCGCGGCGCCCCCGAAATCGCCTACAAGGGATGGGAATCCTTCGGCTACCACTCCGAGCAGCGAAACGGTGCCGACCTCGCCCGCGCCCACTACGAGCGCTTCCTCGATGCCATCGACGGAAAGGCGATGGCCGAGGCCGCACCCCTGCACGAGCAGTACCCGACCCAGTTGAACCCGGGCACGCCTCTGCCGGTCCTCCCGCACTCGCCCGGTCTGCGATCACGCATCTGGTACGGTGCGGGATCCAACGCATCGGCGATCCAGGCGGCCCGCGACGGCGTGAACCTCATGAGTTCCACGCTGGTCTTCGAGCACGGTGACAAGCCTTTCGGTGACATCCAGGCTGAGCAGCTGCGCGCCTACCGCCAGGCGTGGGCCGAGGCCGGCCACGGCTGGACGCCGCGTGTGTCCGTGTCCCGCTCGATCTTCCCGCTCCTGTCCGAGCGTGACCGCGGCCTGTATGGCCTGAGCGCCTCGGGAGACCAGGTCGGCCACCTCGACTCGGGAATCGCGACCTTCGGGCGCACCTACGCGGCCGACCCCTCGACGCTCATGAAGCAGCTGAGCCAGGACCGCGCCCTCGCGGAGGCCGACACCCTCCTCCTGACGATCCCCAACCAGCTCGGATTCGAGGAAAACTGGTCGATTATCCGCAACTTCGCGGAGTACGTGGCCCCCGCGCTCGGGTGGGAGCCGGCGCGTCCGGGTGCCCTCCCGACGGGTTACGACATCGACGAGGTCGTGGCCGAGTAG